The sequence ATAATAAAGCGATCGCTCACATCTCGTTGAGCAATTGGAAAGCTTTCAATTGTACCTGTTTGCAGAAGTTGCGTTAAACATTTTTCTAAATCAAATTTTATGCCCAACGCACTTTGATATCTATCTTCAGTATTTTTTGCCATCAATTTGTTGACAATGCTGGAGATGACAGGGGGAATTTCTGGATTAATTATGTGTACTAAAGGCGCTAATTTAGCAATGTGACAATGGATTAACTCCATCGCATCATTAGATGGAAAAGGTAACTTTTTTGTCAGGAATTCATAAAAAGTTACACCTAAAGAATAGAAGTCTGTACGATAATCAATTCCCCGATTCATTCTCCCTGTTTGTTCTGGGGAAATGTAGCTAAGTGTTCCTTCTAAAACATGAGGATTGATGAGAGTTTGCGTTTCCCGTGGCAGTAAAGATGCAATACTAAAATCAATTAATTTAATTTGTTTAGTTTCGGGATTAATTAAAATATTGCTAGGTTTAATATCTTTGTGCAGAATGCGATCGCGGTATAGTATGTCTAGGATATTGCAAAGTGCGATCGCTATTTTCAAAAACTCTTGCAGAGACGTTAAATCTAATGTCTCCATCGCCAGAAAATATTCCTTAAGAGAAATTCCTCCGAAATCTTCCATCACCAACAGATAGCCATTTTCATAAGGTTCTAGACTGTAGGTGGCGATGATTAGAGATGAGTCGAGATTTTTAGCGATCGTATACTGATTGCGAAACTGCACCAATTCACTGAAACTGGGATAAGGATTTTTCAGCAATTTGATTACCACTGGTAAGGAGTCAGTTTCTCGATAACCGCGATAAACAATGGCTCTGGAACCGTTGTAGAGTTCTTCGCTGATTTGATAACCAGAAATCCTCACCAGAGTAGTAACCATATTGCTAAATCCTGATAATTTCTGGATTTAGTGTTCCCAGATCAGTAAAGTTGTTTTCAGGCAACTCAGATTAACTATGTCATACTATTCAGCTTGAATAATATACACATCCAAACATTAATAATGCGTCAGCACCCTTTAAGCAAATTTACTAGCTGCAGCCAACCGCTTATTAATCTCCTCCCAATTCACCACATTCCACCAAGCATCTAAGTAATCAGCGCGGCGATTTTGGTAGTTGAGGTAGTAGGCGTGTTCCCATACATCATTGCCTAAAATGGGGTATTTTCCTTCAGTCAAAGGACTATCTTGGTTAGCTGTAGATGTGACTTCTAGCTTGCCATTTTTATTACGAACCAGCCAAACCCAACCACTACCAAAACGACTAGCGCCAGCTTCATTGAATTGTTTTTTGAAAGCTGCGAAACTGCCAAAATTTTGATTGATTGCATTAGCAATTTCACCAGTCGGCTCTCCACCACCATTGGGCTTCATGATTTCCCAAAACATTGTGTGATTGACGTGTCCACCGCCATTGTTGCGTACTGTTTTGCGAATATCTTCCGGTACTCTGTCAAGTTTGCGTAACAGTTCTTCCACACTGCGATTTTTCAATTCTGGGTGTTTATCTAAGGCTGCATTCAGATTTTTGATGTAAGCTGCATGATGCTTATCATGGTGAAATTGCATCGTTTTCGCATCGATGTGTGGTTCTAGCGCTTCGTATGGGTAGGGTAACGGCGGTAGTTTAATCACCCCTGCTGCTTCTGGCGTTGTACTGGGACTGCTTGAGTTTCCAGCAGGAGAAGTCTGAGCCAAAGCACAAGCATCTAACGCAAAACTACTTGTACCTGCTGCGAGTAAAAACAGAAAATGGCGCCGATTAATAGTCATAAAAATTTTGTAGCCTAATCGATTAAAACTGTCAGCAGTTATTA is a genomic window of Fortiea contorta PCC 7126 containing:
- a CDS encoding superoxide dismutase; its protein translation is MTINRRHFLFLLAAGTSSFALDACALAQTSPAGNSSSPSTTPEAAGVIKLPPLPYPYEALEPHIDAKTMQFHHDKHHAAYIKNLNAALDKHPELKNRSVEELLRKLDRVPEDIRKTVRNNGGGHVNHTMFWEIMKPNGGGEPTGEIANAINQNFGSFAAFKKQFNEAGASRFGSGWVWLVRNKNGKLEVTSTANQDSPLTEGKYPILGNDVWEHAYYLNYQNRRADYLDAWWNVVNWEEINKRLAAASKFA